One part of the Vicia villosa cultivar HV-30 ecotype Madison, WI linkage group LG6, Vvil1.0, whole genome shotgun sequence genome encodes these proteins:
- the LOC131608912 gene encoding receptor-like protein kinase FERONIA, giving the protein MANSINTIFHTKIFTLLSLLLLFSPLVANSYNPDYNYAISCGNSANTTASDKRFWVGDSILNSNIFSFSEPKSSNLSLTTKPTSLSNTEIPYTSARVSLSNFTYSFSSINTSPVFIRLHFYPTSYQNFEPSTSNANFSVKINNNLTLLENFNPSLWLQDDEEKIIKEYCIQINPNEKLDITFIPNNTNQSNVYYAFVNGIEVVSMPSYLYYTNLSDTNYRSKFVGFDNQENQILKDKALETVYRVNVGGSQVPSSADTGMFRNWENDYPLYLEKQYPQSVSSDFKHDLNYKEGTIPNYTAPEDVYLTARSYGMDATDDYNVTWNFEVDSAFTYTVRLHFCEFDAKITKPRDRVFQIFIADTLAEGNADVIEWSGGNKIPVYKDYAVTMYSQQGSTQIERVNLTIKLQRVPKDMYTIYRDVILNGVEILKISDSSNNNLAGLNPNVTSSQKKGLPGSQQKPKKKSAILKIVVAVVSCLLLAFVVVGIVVFVRRRRRFESPLEMEESSLKTKKEGSSSALPSHLCRYFTIGEIRAATNNFDDVFIIGVGGFGNVYKGYIDGATPVAIKRLKSGSQQGENEFMNEIELLSELRHIHLVSLIGYCNDGAEMILVYDFMQRGTLREYLYGSENEPLSWKQRLEILLGAARGLHYLHAGAKHNIIHRDVKSTNILIDDKWVAKVSDFGLSKVGPTGMSITHVSTVVKGSIGYLDPEYYLRQRLTLKSDVYSFGVVLLEVLCARPPLIRSVDKKNVSLVVRFQRCYKEGVIIEEMVDPFIKDSITEECLKCYCQMVLSCLHDDGSQRMSMSDVVGALEFALQLEMSEEDSKFGGTQEKEKSEQRIQYPKFPSDDGSDMRFTSSSGDYGSNTSKVSTISVTSETQPLFSTDVFSEVGNPKAR; this is encoded by the coding sequence ATGGCAAACTCCATAAACACCATATTTCACACTAAAATCTTCACCCTACTATCTCTCCTTTTGCTATTTTCACCTCTAGTTGCTAACTCATACAACCCTGATTACAACTATGCAATCAGTTGTGGTAACTCAGCAAACACTACTGCCTCAGACAAACGATTTTGGGTTGGTGATAGTATTCTTAACTCCAATATCTTTTCCTTCTCTGAACCAAAATCCTCAAACCTATCTCTTACAACAAAACCTACTTCCCTTTCAAATACCGAAATTCCATACACATCAGCACGTGTCTCTCTCTCAAATTTCACATACTCATTTTCTAGCATCAATACTTCTCCTGTTTTTATTCGCCTTCATTTTTATCCAACTTCTTATCAAAACTTTGAACCCTCCACCTCCAATGCAAACTTTTCTGTCAAAATAAACAACAACCTTACTCTTCTTGAAAACTTCAACCCTTCACTTTGGCTTCAAGATGATGAGGAAAAAATCATCAAAGAATATTGCATCCAGATCAATCCTAACGAAAAGCTAGACATAACTTTCATTCCCAACAACACAAACCAATCAAATGTTTACTATGCTTTCGTTAACGGGATCGAAGTTGTGTCCATGCCTTCTTATCTCTATTACACTAATCTCAGTGACACAAACTACCGTTCAAAATTTGTCGGGTTTGACAATCAAGAAAACCAAATTCTTAAAGACAAAGCTTTGGAAACGGTTTATAGAGTCAACGTTGGTGGTAGTCAAGTTCCATCAAGTGCTGATACAGGCATGTTTAGAAATTGGGAGAATGATTATCCTCTTTACTTGGAGAAACAATATCCACAGAGTGTATCAAGTGATTTCAAACATGATCTCAACTATAAAGAAGGTACCATTCCAAATTATACTGCACCAGAAGACGTTTACTTAACTGCAAGAAGTTATGGAATGGATGCGACCGATGATTATAACGTAACATGGAATTTTGAAGTTGATTCTGCTTTTACTTATACGGTAAGGTTACATTTTTGTGAGTTTGATGCGAAAATAACCAAACCACGGGATAGAGTGTTTCAGATTTTCATAGCAGACACTTTGGCGGAGGGAAATGCCGATGTGATAGAGTGGAGTGGTGGTAACAAGATTCCTGTTTATAAGGATTATGCTGTGACTATGTACTCTCAACAAGGAAGCACTCAAATTGAAAGAGTTAATCTTACAATCAAGCTACAACGAGTACCAAAAGATATGTACACAATATACCGTGATGTCATATTGAATGGAGTTGAGATACTGAAAATAAGTGATTCAAGTAACAACAATCTTGCAGGATTGAATCCTAATGTTACATCTTCACAGAAAAAAGGATTGCCTGGTTCACAACAAAAGCCGAAGAAGAAGTCAGCTATATTGAAGATTGTTGTGGCTGTTGTTTCATGTCTCTTGCTAGCATTTGTTGTTGTGGGAATAGTGGTTTTTGTAAGAAGGCGGAGAAGATTTGAGTCTCCTCTTGAAATGGAAGAAAGTTCATTGAAGACAAAGAAAGAAGGCTCCTCCTCGGCTTTACCTTCCCATCTGTGCCGCTATTTTACAATAGGGGAGATAAGAGCTGCTACAAACAACTTCGATGATGTTTTTATCATCGGGGTTGGAGGATTTGGTAATGTGTACAAAGGCTACATCGACGGAGCTACACCCGTTGCTATAAAACGTTTGAAATCGGGTTCTCAGCAAGGTGAAAACGAGTTCATGAATGAGATCGAGTTGCTATCTGAGCTTCGTCATATTCACTTGGTTTCTCTGATTGGATATTGTAACGATGGTGCAGAGATGATTCTTGTTTACGATTTCATGCAACGCGGTACTCTTCGTGAATATCTCTATGGTTCGGAGAATGAACCGCTTTCTTGGAAGCAAAGACTCGAGATTCTATTGGGTGCTGCGAGGGGGTTGCATTATCTTCACGCAGGTGCAAAGCACAATATCATACACCGTGATGTGAAGAGTACTAACATATTGATTGATGACAAATGGGTGGCTAAGGTTTCTGATTTCGGACTATCAAAAGTAGGACCAACGGGGATGTCGATTACTCATGTCAGCACTGTGGTGAAGGGTAGTATCGGGTATTTGGATCCAGAGTACTACTTACGTCAAAGATTGACTCTTAAGTCTGACGTGTACTCTTTCGGTGTGGTGCTTCTAGAGGTGTTATGCGCGAGGCCTCCTTTAATTCGTTCTGTAGATAAGAAAAACGTGAGTTTGGTCGTTCGCTTCCAAAGATGTTACAAGGAAGGTGTGATAATTGAAGAGATGGTGGATCCATTCATAAAGGATTCTATAACAGAGGAGTGTTTGAAATGTTATTGTCAGATGGTGTTGAGTTGTTTGCATGATGATGGGAGTCAAAGGATGTCCATGAGTGATGTTGTTGGGGCTTTAGAGTTTGCATTGCAGTTGGAGATGAGTGAGGAAGATAGTAAGTTTGGTGGGACtcaagaaaaggaaaaaagtgagcaaaggatacaatatccaaagtttccgaGTGACGATGGGAGTGACATGCGTTTCACAAGTAGTAGTGGTGATTATGGGTCTAATACCAGCAAGGTAAGTACCATTTCAGTCACTAGTGAAACTCAACCTCTGTTTTCTACTGATGTGTTTTCTGAAGTTGGGAATCCAAAAGCGCGTTAG